The Ficedula albicollis isolate OC2 chromosome 6, FicAlb1.5, whole genome shotgun sequence genome has a window encoding:
- the LOC101816455 gene encoding annexin A8-like produces the protein MKGLGTDEQAIIDVLTKRSNLQRQEIAKSFKAQFGKDLIESLKSELSGNFERLIVALMYSPFKYDAKELYDAMKGVGTRESVIIEILASRTKAQIKEISKAYKEEYGSDLEQDIKSETSGYLEQILVCLLQGERDNATLYVDTALALQDAETLYAAGEKIRGTDEIQFITILCKRSATHLMKVFEEYQKLAGKSIEDSIKSETRGSLEDAMLAIVKCTRNIHCYFAERLYNALKGAGTDDGTLIRVLVSRSEVDLNLIKPEFKRMAGKPLSAMISEDTSGDYKTALLNLCGSD, from the exons ATGAAAGGGCTTG GGACTGATGAACAAGCTATAATTGATGTCCTAACCAAGAGGAGCAATCTGCAGCGTCAAGAGATTGCCAAATCCTTCAAAGCACAGTTTGGAAAG GATCTGATTGAAAGCCTGAAGTCTGAATTGAGTGGCAACTTTGAGAGGCTCATTGTAGCTCTCATGTACTCCCCATTCAAGTATGATGCCAAGGAGCTGTATGATGCTATGAAG GGTGTGGGAACGAGAGAAAGTGTTATCATAGAGATCCTGGCGTCTCGTACAAAAGCGCAGATCAAGGAGATAAGCAAGGCTTACAAAGAAG AATACGGTTCTGATCTGGAACAAGACATAAAATCGGAAACAAGTGGCTACTTAGAACAGATTCTGGTTTGCCTTCTTCAG GGTGAGAGGGACAATGCCACCCTCTATgtggacacagccctggctcttCAGGATGCAGAG ACTCTGTATGCTGCTGGAGAGAAGATACGGGGCACTGATGAGATACAGTTCATCACCATCTTGTGCAAAAGGAGTGCCACACACTTAATGAAAG TGTTTGAAGAATACCAGAAACTGGCTGGAAAGAGTATAGAAGATTCTATCAAGAGTGAAACTCGTGGTTCACTTGAGGATGCCATGCTGGCTATTG TGAAATGCACCAGGAACATCCATTGCTACTTTGCAGAGAGGCTGTACAATGCTTTAAAG GGGGCTGGCACTGATGATGGGACTCTGATAAGGGTGCTTGTTTCTCGAAGTGAAGTTGACCTAAATCTTATAAAGCCTGAGTTCAAGCGTATGGCAGGAAAGCCTCTCTCTGCTATGATTTCG GAGGATACCAGCGGGGATTACAAGACAGCCTTGCTGAATCTCTGTGGCAGTGACTGA